Below is a genomic region from Actinomadura sp. NAK00032.
CACCGGAGACCAGCAGCGCACGGTCGGCAAGCGCGCTCTCCTCGGGCGTGGCGTTCTCGCGGAGGACCTCCCACAAGTCGGCATCTGCGTCACGAAGCCAGCCGACCTCACCGCTGGTACGCATCGTCCACATGAACGGGCCAAGGTTCAGCCACCTGTCAGACGCTGCGAGAAACGACCGGTAGCTCTGCGGCAGGCGAATGCCCAGACGCTGCTCGAGCGCAGCGAGCCGGCCCTCGTCGGCGCCGTCGAAGCCCAGCCAGCCGGCGGATCGTTGCAGGTCGCCGACCTCGTGCAGGTCGTCTTCGAGGGCGACCCGCAACACCTCGGCGCTGTACTCGGCGAGGTACCGGCGCCACTGGTCGACAGTGCGTGCGCCATCAATGGATGCCATGCCGTATCCGCTCCAGGTCGAAGGCCGAAAGGAGAGGTCCCTCGGTCCAAGGCCCCGCACCACAGTTCGGCATCAGTTGTATCCCCGAAACATTCGGGTGTGTCCAGAAACACTGAACAGCCCGGACGCCGCCGGCCACGTCCGCTCATGCCGCGGAGCCCGTCGGTGGTGTAGCGGGCAACGGTGAAGCGGCCACGACCCGACGGGTCGCCAATGGCTCCCCAGGAGAGACAGCCGCGCGGATCGCGCCTTCCGCTCGTTCTGCCACACAGCCGATCCTGACCCGGGCCGTAAGGAGTGTCGACGTCGGCTCGTGCTACGAACTCAGGGAGCTCGTGGACTGGTCGATCAGGCTCTGGTCCTGTTGTGGAGCTGGCTCCTTTGCGGTTCTGCCGGGTAAGTGTCATTATCGCGGCATGATCTTCTACGGAAAGGGCGTCCTGCGCCCCAGTCGGTGAACCCCGGCCAGTGGGAGCCGGGCCGTGGTCCCGTCGATGACCGGACCACCCTGCTGGCCCATGCTCTCGCTCTGAACGCACTGCACGGCCCCGGCCCCTGGCCGGACGGCGGGTTCCCACTCCCCGACGAACCGCCGGGCCGCAACGGCGAGGACGGGCCCCTCATCACGAGCGTGGTGCTCGACGGCGTCCGGACCCACCACTTCGGCACGGCCTCGAACCCGGAGGCCATCACGCAAGTGGCCGATCTCCTGGAAGCGGCCGTGTCAGCCTTCCCCGACCCCGCATCGTTGGCCCGGCTGCATGCGGTCCTCGCCCGGCAGCATGCGGTCGATCTAGCTGATGACCTGGTCAAAGAGCTTCGATCACGCAATCTGCCCCGTGAACCGCTGCATGGGGTGGCGCGGCATCTGACCGAGTACGGCCCGGCACGAAACGCCGTCAAGCTGGGCATCGTGGTGCTGGGGGAATGCGGAGACGAACGCGACCGCGAGTTGCTGCTCCTGCTCGGCGCACTCGAGGAACTCACCCTGTACGCCGTGGTGGCCCTGGTGAAAACCCAACCAGACCCGCAACACGCCGTCTATAAGCTGGCGCGGCAGGTCAAGGACTGGGGACGGATCCATGCGGTGGAGCGTCTGGAAGGCAGCAACGATCCTGAGATCAAGGCATGGCTGCTGCGTGAGGGATTCCGCAATGGCATTCTGAACGAGTACTTGGCACACATAGCCGCAACGACCGGGGAGCTCTACACCGCCCTCCTGGAACCCGAGGTGGACCAGGCCCTGCTGAAAGGCGCCGGGCACATCCTCGCCACGCTCGCCCTCATCGGCGGTCCGGCCAAGGACATGACCGACTACGACGACGCCGTGCCCGCCATGCACCGCTACGCCGAACTCGCCGCCACAGCCGAGCCGACGCTGGACATGCTGGATGATCTGCTGACCATCAACCGGTGCGCATTACAGCCTGACGCGGGCATCGACTGGCCCCGTGGCGAGCCCGAACGCTTGACACATCGCTATGAGGAACTGCTGGCCAGACCAGTCTGGCGCGAACTGGTGCTGGCGATCCTCAACAATCCGCACAACTACGGTCCGTACGGTTTCGACACCGCGCTGTCCTGTGCCGGCCGTCTCGAGATGCCGGTGGTCGCCCAAGCGCTCCGCCACCTGGAACAAGATCCGTCCAGTGCCCATGCTTGGAGCTGGGTGGTCGACCACTCCACCAGCGAGACCGTCGGCTCCGTGATCGCCCTGGCCATGCGGGTCCTCCCGCTCGATGTGCTCACCAGCGGCCCCACCGTCAGCCGCGGTCTCGGACCCGAACACACCCTCGATCGTGCGCTGGCCGCCGTCATCAACGACCTGGACGAACATCCCGGCGCCGGCGTCGAGCTGCTCCGGATCTGCCTGTCCGCTCGAACAACGCCGACACGGCGCCGTGCGCTCCAGATCTTGACGTCCTGGCCGCCGGAGCACCGCCCGAGCGGTCTTCGTGTCTGGATCAGCGCTGCCGCATCAGCTGAGCCCGACGGCAAACTTCAGGAAGAGATGCAAGCCTTCCTGACCGGCTGAACCGCCAACCGGGTGCGGCACGAACACAGGAATCTTGTGACCTGGACAGGTATTTCTGGGTTCGTGCCGCACCCATCTTCGGGGTTTTGCCGCGCAGAACCGTCCCCGAACACTCACCCCAAGATCGCCTTCAGCGCTGACGGCTGTCCATGGCTTTCCCGACCCGGTCTACCTCAGTGTCGACGGTGGCCGAAGCATGAGCTGAGGACAGCCCACGGCTGAGTGAGCAACGCCCTCTTCTGCCGCCGGCTCTCCGGCCAGCAGGTCGGCTTGCCCGCCCGCGCCGGGTGTGGGCAGGGGCCAGAAGGCTGCCGGTGTCAGCCGGTGAGGCCGGCGTCGTGGGCGAGCAGGGCGACCTGGGTGCGGTTGTTGAGATCGAGTTTGGTGAATATGCGGGAGATGTGGGCTTTCACGGTAGCCACGCTCATGCACAGCTCGCCCGCGATCTCGGCGTTGGACTTGCCCCGCCCGACGGCGATGGCGACCTCGCGTTCGCGTTCGCTGAGCTGATGCAGCGCGGTGGTGGCGTGGTGTCGCCGGGCGGCGGCGCCGGTGTCGCTGAGATGGGCGATGAGCTGCCGGGTGACGGTCGGCGACAGGATGGGTTCGCCGGCCGCGACCCGCGCGATGGCGCGCAGGATCTCGGCGGGTGGCGTGTGTTTGAGCAGGAAGCCGCTGGCCCCGGCGCGCAGGGCGCGCAGGACGTACTCGTCGGCGTCGAAGGTGGTCAGGACGATGACCTCGGGTGGGTCGGGTCGGGCGCGGAGTCGTTCGGTGGCGGCGAGGCCGTCGAGGGTGGGCATGCGGATGTCCATCAGCACCACGTCCGGGGCGTATGCGTCGACGGCGGCGGCCACTTCGCTTCCGTCGCCGGCCTCGCCCACCACGGCGATGTCCGGCGAGCCGCCGATGACCATGGTGAGGCCGGCCCGCACGAGCGGGTCGTCGTCGACGATGAGGACCCGCAGCGGTGCGTTCACGTTGGGCTCCTTGTCTGTGCTCACCTGGGTCGGAGGCCGGTTCCGACCGCGATCAGAGGGCAGGCCACGGTAGCCAGGCCCTGAGCCGGAAGTCACCGGCGGGGGTGGGGCCGTGTTCGAGGCGTCCGCCGGCGAGGGCGGCCCGTTCGGTGAGCCCGATGAGGCCGGTGCCGGTGCCGGGGATGCCGGCAGGGCTGGTCTCGGCCGGGTACGGGTTGCGGATCTCGACGGTCAGGCCGTCGCCCGGGGCTGCCCGGACGGTGACGGCCACCTCGCCGTCGGGGGCGTGCTTGCGGGCGTTGGTCAGCCCTTCCTGCACGATCCGGTACGCGCTGCGCCCCACACCGGCCGGTACGGCGGAAAGCGCGTCGGTCCGCCAGTCGAGCCGTACCCGCATCCCGGCGCGCCGCGATTGGTCGACGAGATCAGGGAGGTCGGCCAGGGTGGGCTGCGGCCGTTCCGGCGTCACGTCGGACCGGCCGCCACCGGTGCGGAGGACGCCGATCACCTCCCGAAGGTCCTCCAGCGCCTGGTAGGCGCTGTCGCGGACCACCCCGGCGGC
It encodes:
- a CDS encoding SMI1/KNR4 family protein, with the translated sequence MASIDGARTVDQWRRYLAEYSAEVLRVALEDDLHEVGDLQRSAGWLGFDGADEGRLAALEQRLGIRLPQSYRSFLAASDRWLNLGPFMWTMRTSGEVGWLRDADADLWEVLRENATPEESALADRALLVSGDADAQYWLLDPEDVSAAGEWAAYVWASWSPGLGDRYDSFAALVDAERASFEDLSGSDGRPVHPDGADELVAEGRERALQGEVRAAADAFANAAVKARVPTPTSSSF
- a CDS encoding response regulator transcription factor, with the protein product MNAPLRVLIVDDDPLVRAGLTMVIGGSPDIAVVGEAGDGSEVAAAVDAYAPDVVLMDIRMPTLDGLAATERLRARPDPPEVIVLTTFDADEYVLRALRAGASGFLLKHTPPAEILRAIARVAAGEPILSPTVTRQLIAHLSDTGAAARRHHATTALHQLSEREREVAIAVGRGKSNAEIAGELCMSVATVKAHISRIFTKLDLNNRTQVALLAHDAGLTG